The nucleotide sequence ACGTGCCCATACAGAGCGTCATGGGTGTGTAGAAACACAAGTTAGCGACGTCATTTTGAGGGTCAAGGGCaattcttgaccttggcccCTTCCTGCCAAGACCAATGAGAATAAAGTGATGTAAAGAGCAACTCCCTTTCCCTTCTGGTGTCCTTTGATCCATCACGAGATTTAAACCACCATTACCCGTCGCCACTGGATGGTGTTGAACTGCGTCAAGACGCACGCAAATGCTGAGTGCCCCCAGCTTGGCACGGCCAACCCCCGGTGAAAGTCCGTCACCCCCCGTCAATCACCCCGCCGGGTCTCGGCGTGAATCGCAGCATCTCGGAACGCCAAACCCGGAGTTGACTCCGTGGTGGGTAAACTTTGAGTCCAATGCGAAATCGGCAGTTTTTTGATTTCAGAAGCCGGCACGGTATCTCAACAATTAGACTCAATCTCATTCGCGCAACGAGTTATCTGGACGTGATTCCATCACCCAATTCTCCAGATCTCGGAGGACGGGAGGGTGGGAGCGAGAAAAGCCAAACGATTTACATCCCCCTTCTGGCGATCCAATAGACATGAGGCCTTTAGTGATCGAGATTAATTgctctttctcttccagaGATAGGAAGATATCGACGGAAACCTGGGGTAAGCCTGAATCGGATCAGTTCCTGTTGCTCATTTAAATGTGTAATAGTCTCAAGCTTGAGTCTGATTGGTCTGTCAATTTTCCAATGAGTCAAATGGGGATTGCGGGGGGCGGCAGATCTCCATCTCAGCAGTATGGGACATTGCGCAGGAGCGTTGCCTGGATTGCCTCTTTGAGTGGTTATTCTGCTATTAAAGCAATAGAAACTTATGATGAGTTTTGAAAAAAGCAGTAAAATTTAGAAGATTTAGATAAAGTTAGGATGACTCTAGCCTAAGAAAGGGAGGCGTCACTGTGGTATTGTGGTCTGGGCATAGTTGCCAAACCAAAGTTTCGAGCACCTGCACCTGCTCTGAGATAATATTCTTCCACCCACAGAGTAAGAACGATCTGCATAACTCTGGTTAACCTCACACGAGCCCTCGACTGAGAAGAAAATTTCTCCTGGACATCTTCAGACGCGCCCTCCAATCACTTTGATGTTattcttcctcttggccTGCCTTATCGTTACCATACATTTACTTGAGAGCATCTCAACTAAGTTGTCGGAATATGCATTACCCCTGGCATTGTCAGGGGCTCTATCTTTCTCATAGTCTCGTGCGTGTGCGCCCACTGACAAGAACCGTTCGTTGCAGCCAGTCGGATTCAGCTCGGGAATAATTGAACCCTGACACCCGGCAGAATGGAGTCCTCCAGTTCTAGATCAATGATTTATCCAGGGAGAAATGGATGAAGAGGTGGGCAAAATCGACTGACACAACCGGACCGACGCTAATAGTTGACGGCAAAACCCCAGCAATACAACTACTCGATTCATCGCGTATCCCGAAGCCGGAGACCATACCCTCTCAATCCAGGACAGGGCAGACCTGGAGAAGTGCCTGAAAGTCTGGAGTGTCCCGAAACCGACATTGCAATTTCGTACGGTCTGGGGAAATGGAAGAGGACCTGAAGATCGGAATCAATGAGCGATTTACAGTTCGGTAAGTGATGAAGATAGCCAACCAGGAACGAAGATATCTGAAACGGCTTTGAAGCCGTCGGTCGAAACCCAACGTGAGATAACATTCATTATGCAGAGCATGCCCTGATCCAATCACGACTCAATGATAAGAGCATGCAAGTTGCTGTCCAGCTCGGGTGTGTGGCTTTAGTTCGTTGGGTACGGTATTCTTTTTTTGGGGTGGCGTTGGTGACAAGGTTGGGCGTGCTTGGAGAGACACCGACTCGTCGCCGGGCAGCGCTGAGACTGAACCCCAAAAAAGAAGCGGTGGTAGAAGGAACTGCGCTCCGGCCGAGGTGTTGCGGCCCATGGTTGGACAacttgaacaaagaaacagGGTCCTCTGACTGAAAAGAGTATGGCTCGCCTGGGGCTCAAGAAACGATTTGGTAACAGATCAGGGACAAACCGGAACCACCGAGGCTGTCGGGCTTCCTGGAGAGTCACAAGCACCAGGCTCTAAGCGGTTCTCAAAATAGCTGGGCCTGGCTCATGGCTGGAGTATTTTCGGGGCATCCATGGCTCACATCAGAAGGGCTCAGGGCGCAGTCTGGCCCTGGGGCTGTTTCTGACGCCTGTGTGCACCTTTGTTGCTTGTcctcggggggcaagaaaacagcgaaccttgatatggggtgccaaaataaactcatcaaaagttgccctaagcttatactatattacctaagtctttttgtcatttaggatcgaggttttgtgttttatttcctcccctagcctgTGTCCTGCAGCATGTGCGAATGTGGGCCAGACGTACCTGGTTACAAGGATTGCAACTGTCCCACCCAACCCCAGAATCTTTGCCCACGAAAGGCGCGGGCACCATCAGATAGCCTCGACTTGAGAGTGGGAGGGAACTTTGGGGGTTCAATTTCCTGGGGAAGAAGACGGAGGCACGACGGGATGCCTTCTTATCTATGGTTTACGGATATACTGAGCTACTCAGTGACGACTGCATGAAGCTTTTGAATACAGGATACACAATTGGTCTGAATTGCCAATGCTGGGAACACATGGTTTTCACCTTATCTCACCCCACTATTCCTTATCCGGGTATGCGTACATACGCACAACCACACGCGCAATTAACTCTACTTTAACGTGTTAATGGGCCATTGTTGCGATAAGAGTTTGGGTCAATTTGTGGTATACTGGGTCGTATTTCCTCAATGGAGTCGAAGCTCCGTAAGCGGAGTAAAGCGGTTTATATCCGCCTATTTTCAGATAACTAATTGTCAACGAACAGGTTGAGCCGGCACTGAGCCGAATCAACATCTCAATCAGCGACCAAAACTTGCCGGCCCGGTGATGATTAGATACGGAGGCTGATGAAAAGCACCGCCTTATGCCGCTGGGATACCCGCCGAGCGGCTGCGTCAAAAAAGTATGAGTACCTTGCACATACACCGTCTCCGCCGAAGCCGCCCCGTTATGTCATACTGTTTTCAGCACCACTATGAGACGGCAGTGCCCTGAAAGTTTCGTTATGACAGCGATACTACCCACTAAAAGAGGCACTGTTCTCATTCAGCCGGCTGCCGGAGAAGCACTTGCGTGCTGGAGACGGTGGTGCAATTATGGAAAATGCGTTCCACTTGAATGAAGCTACTggctccttcttgagctgtTCTCGACTTGCGTGGCGATATTTCCTCATAAGGATTATTATACGGGAGTCAGTTGCGGTAGGCATGGACGACGGGGTCTCGTTTATAGCAGCATACGTATGTATACTCATCATGAAGAAAAAGATGATCTCTGTTCAAAACAAGTATCTTCCCTGTGTGTGGTGTCTTGTTAAACTTTAAGTTTACACCCCCTCCATAAAGAGGCCCTGCCGAACGCCAATCGAGGATTGTGACGGAATACATTTAACCCCACTCTGAAAGCCGGTAACAGCCACGCCCCTGCATCCGGCCACAGGGAATCCTTATCTTTTGGCGGGCGAGAGCATCAACCTTTCTTTAGAATCCGTAAACATAAAACCCGCGACGCCCCGACCTCTCAAGAATTATTTTTCGGTCATCCTACAAATATCTGTTTGATTGTTTGATACGCTCGTAtctcctttttatattctcttTATCTCTCGAAGTCCCTTGACTCCATTAGAACCGCACTCACAATGGTACGTGCTCGCCATCGAACGCTCCTTATCGGCGCAAACCACTAATACGATGTCCTACAGGCTACTCCCATTACCTCAAGGACGGAAACTCTCCAGAAGTatctcaagcttgatcaGAAGGGTATGATCATGGCTGAGTACGTCTGGGTTGACGCCGATGGTGGCACTCGTTCCAAGTCTCGCGTAAGTCCAATCTACCGATTCTATATCCCGGACCCACAATTGCTCTTCCGATCCGAAACGGCGAGGCCGGCCTCTCGGCCTCAATCAAGGCGTTGTTTTAAGCTTGGGAAGCGATGTCGCGCCTGCCTTGTGGAATGAGCCTTATACTTGCGATTAAGCTTGTTTTTCCACGATGCGGGGATGCATGGCCCGATCTCTTGGGCACACGTTTTCGATACCAGCAAGAAGGAGCAAGGGAACAGGAGCGACGTAAAACTTGAACACCAACTTACAAAATTGCAGACACTTCCCGAGAAGGAATACAAGGCTGAGGATCTTCCTGTCTGGAACTTTGATGGTTCTTCCACCAACCAGGCTCCTGGTGACAACTCCGATGTCTACCTCCGTCCCTGCGCAGTCTACCCCGATCCCTTCCGTGGTTCTCCCAACATTATTGTTCTTGCCGAGTGCTGGAATGCCGATGGAACTCCCAACAAATACAACTTCCGTCATGATTGCGTGAAGGTCATGGATACCTACGCCGATGATGAGCCTTGGTTTGGCCTGGAACAGGAGTACACCCTTCTCGGCTCTGACAACCGACCTTATGGCTGGCCCGCCGGCGGCTTCCCTGCTCCGTAAGTTGACGCTTGAATTCTTTTTGGCATTGCCTAACAATTCCACAGCCAAGGCGAGTATTACTGTGGTGTGGGCACTGGAAAGGTAGTCCAGCGCGATATCGTCGAGGCCCATTATAAAGCCTGCTTGTGTGAGTAAAATCCTTGAACCGTGCTCTATGAAATTGTAAAGTTTCGAGAGTGTATCTGTTATCTGGTCATTCCTTATGGATCATGTCTAATACGATTCCAGATGCCggcatcaagatctctgGAACTAACGCTGAGGTCATGCCTGCTCAATGGGAATATCAGGTCGGTCCCTGCACTGGCATTGAAAGTACGTTTATTCCAATGTGGGGCATATCGGTTAAACCCGGGCACCACAAAATATCGTGCTACTGCTAACCAAACTGTTCAGTGGGTGACCAACTTTGGGTCTCACGATTCTTTTTGCATCGAGTCGCCGAGGAATTCGGTGCAAAGGTTTCTCTGCACCCCAAACCTATCCAAGGAGACTGGAACGGAGCTTTAAGTAACCCCGGCCTTTTCTGTCTCTTCACAATGCTAATATCTCTACAGGGTCTGCACTCAAACTTTTCCACCAAAGCCATGCGCGAGGAGGGAGGTATGAAGGTTATCGAGGAGGcactgaagaagcttgagcctCACCACGTCGAGTGTATCGCAGAGTACGGAGAGGACAACGAATTACGCCTAACCGGCCGTCATGAGACGGGATCGATCGACAGCTTCTCCTGGGGTGTCGCCAACCGTGGCACAAGCATCCGTGTACCACGCGAAACTGCGGCCAAGGGTTACGGTTACTTCGAGGATCGCCGCCCTGCTTCCAACGCCGATCCTTACCGCGTTACCAAGGTCCTCCTCCAATTTTCCATGGCTTAAAGCGAGTTTTAGAGTTTGTTCCTTTCTGATGACATGGTCTACGGCGTGCAGGTTTGGGAAACTATTGATTACATAGATAGCATGATAGCTTGTCCAGAAGGACAGTAATGACAACAATCAGTAAAATATTTGTTTGCCTCATCAATTTGATTGATGTGAACCACATCGGATGGTCACAAGTCGTTcaaattaagcttattttaagcGCGTGGAGATACGCCACGTGACTACCCCGGTTTGTTACCGGCCCATTCCCAAACCCTTCATAATTCTGGAAGGTGCTTCCCAGGAACATGTGCATCTGGTGGCTCAGCGGTATAAGTATTGCAGTAGCTCGATTTAGCATGGCTTATGTGTGTCATACCTACTGTGTGTGATACTTAACTTCTGTGGTGCCTACTCCAGTGATATCGAATTCTTGAGAGCGAGCCATCAattgtgatgaagaagaagaagctagCTTCTTCTGTTGACTTAAGTTGACTGTTGCCATCTGCTGTTTTTCGATCCTTGATTTCACGGATATTGATGCCGAGAAGTACCAGTTGATTACCAATAAACCAATCGAAAGGGAAGTGAGACTAATTACTCAATTGCTCGTCGCAGATCGTTACAATGGTGGCTTTGTGCTCACCGGACTAGTTAATTGTGATTTGGTACGAAGCAATGGTGAACTTTTCGTTTTCATGACTGAGTATCTTCTAACAATGAATCAATCAACACAGAGAAGTTCAAGGAACATGTGGAAATTCTTTCTCTCTATTGCAAGTTCGGACTTTCTAGCATATATGGTCGTACCTCTCAAAACCTTTTGAGGTGGATGTTTCAGGAAAATGCTCTGAATGGAGTTTGAGAACAACCGATGATAATGAGTTGATACATAGCGATATCCCATGACTGGCGGCTAAGTCTAGGCTCGCATGAAGTATGAATCGTCTAATTGGTGATAAGGATCACCAAGGAGGACGAAGagaggatggagaagaaggagaagagggacaagaagaaggatcagaAAGGGCTTagcctgaagaagaggagcaggagcaggaggcagaggcagaggcagaggcagactgagtagttttttctttttcccaCTTctgtttatattataaacaCCACTCTTCTGCCCAAATACTGATTCTGTATTGCCATGCCCAATGCAATTTTGGACAAGTTCCATTTAGAAGTAGGTAGTTCTTAACCAGTTCCGCCACCAGGTAAAAGTCTTGCCTTGAGGCACTGAGGCCCGTGACATTGCGCACAAGCCGATGCTCGAATTTGTTTTGGTGGAACTAATACCTTTGCCTCGTAAGCCCGAGATGCGCAGAACTATCATTTTGtaatttcttttttgctttctttctttgaAGTATATTTCGTCAGAATGCGCAGAGTTGCTCTGTAACGTTGCTGTGCAGAATGGCTTTTTGAAGAGGGCGGATTTGTCGACGGAATGCATATTTTGTCGCAGAAGGCTTTATCGCAGTATTGTGTCACATTTTGGGAGCTTACAAAATCCTCATGTGAACTGGCAGTGAGAATTTCTGACAGCAATAACTGCGTCTTCGAGCTTGGCCAGTGGCCGCACCGAACTGCTTCTCCATGTCAGCCGGCAACGGGAAGCCCAGACCGCAATAGCCGTTACCTCAGCTGTACCCAAAGTCCTTCTCACTAATTAGACGGGCTTTTTGAAACCCATATCAGCTGATGGTCCGAGTCGAAACCTTTGCCCACCCAATTTCTTTTGGAACTGGTCACTACCTACACAACCGTTGTCCATTTTCTTCATGATAGAAGTTACTCATCAAGACAACGTCTACAAACACATTGCCGTGTCGTTGGTGACGCCCGGAGTCCCAGTGTGTATTTTGAGGAGTTATGCTCGCACAACTGCACTGCCGAGAGACCCGGACGCTGGATCTGAAGCCCTGATGAAGGCAGAGCTCTGTTCAATGCCATAGGCTGGTGTATGAACGGCCCCTGAGAATGGAGCTGTTTCTAGATATCTGCCACAAGTCTTTCCATTGGTAGCCCATAGCTATACTACGATGAAATCCAGCCTGTTACTGACAAAATAAAAGTTTCTATCAATATTACCCGATCAGCCATGTGACTATCTCGGGGCAAGATCACTGCTGTCGTGAAAACGTTCACTACCAAGAGCAATCGAAGGCGGGCAGTAAATATAGCCAATTGTTGAAACTATGCAATTAAAAACGTTCTCTATATGCTTTAGGTCTCGATTCCGATCTATTTAACTTGGCTAGGGAAGGAAAGAGGACCTGGGACCTCGATCAAATGACAAAAggacttaggtaacttagtataagTTGAGCCTAAAtttagcataagtttaggataccttttgttgagtttattttaataccttGTATGCAGGTCCGATATTTTAATGACCCCATGAGCCACATTGAGtttcaccctcaccctcatttatcttcttctcctcgccctcgCTCGCCTTGGTCATAAAAGACCACATCATCTCAACCTTCGAAAGGGAAATGACATTGTGTCGATGTTTTCATGACAACGTTGGGGTGCGGTTGAAGTGCCGGGGAGTGGTGCTACTCGATGTACACCTGGAGATGGTCAATATGGTCCGGGTGCATCAAGTTTCTCCTGCTTACCTTGGACTTCTTTGCGAATGAGCTTTGTTCAGCCACCAGAGATTGACCCCGTTTCTCGGGCAGGCTAGCTGCCCGAGAGTTGAAGCGTATGCTTCCCTTGGACACAGCACCGAGGACTTCGGGCTGGTcgttcttgttgttgttcttgttgggGGCCATCTTGGTATTATTGAAGGCGGTTATATGTTTTAAAAGAAGGCCTTTTAGAAGAATTGGGAAATAGTCGTCGTTTAATCTTTGTAGAAGACAAAAAATCAAGACAGACAACCCATTCTTGGTGTCTTGATGACCCAGGCCTGAATTCAGGAAAGAGCACTTATGTGGAAGGGGCGTCGCCCACAGTAGCGTCACCATATAGAAAGAGCGTGTTGAGGGAGGAGCGTTACTCAGGGGCAGCACTACCAAGTCAAAGAAATACTTTTCTTCAAGTGCTTACTGATGCGGCTTTGCGCATCACGAAGTCTCTGGCcaaaattagtaaataatcgATTAGGAAACAATTGCATATAAGTATACCGAGGGACCCGCGTTCGACTCATTCGATTGGGGAGTCTGCAGGTAGCCAAGGCTACCGCTACCACTCCGACCACGATCTCCACGATCATGGCCCCGAGATGTTTTAGTCGGGGTTCTCTATCAGAGTTGACTGGTCAGTCATGATAAAACAGTTAGAAAGTAATTTCCAACTTACGGTGGCTTTCTGCTTGCCACGACGAGCAGCACGTAGTGCCGATAGCGAAGTCTACATTCTATCAGTCTATTGTCAAATCGTGTAGGAGATAATTCTAAAGTACTTCGCCCCTATCCTCTGTACGAAGAGGCGCTGCATACttggcggcagcggcagcggcggACTCGCGGCCGGCGTTGTCGTCTGGGAATCCCTCGAAATCTGTTGCAGAGTCGTACTGGGATTAATTAGAATGCCATCCCGCTTTGACTCCAAACtgaatctagcttacttcCTGGCCACGGCGAGGGCGCCGGGAAGAAGATGCCTGGACACGAGCTCCAGGGCCGTAGAGGGGCGTGGGCGGACCCGTTGGCAGGAGTCGTTGAATGCTTGGCCTGGATCCAAGTTCTGGGGAGAAGCCACGGTGCTTTGCCTTTCTGGGAGACCAGTTGTGGCTGATTCTACCAGCAAACAGGTAATACCACCCTAGGAAAATTCAGCAGATAGCTTCGAATCAATCTGGATCATTTCCGACTTACGGACAAGGTCGTCTTCTAGCTGTCGCGTGTTGGGGCCCTGGCGAATCTCCAATCGGTGTTTGTGCACCTCACGGTAGTGCTTACCAAGGGAGGCAGTACTACTGAATTGATGTGTCTGAGCAACCGTCATTATTGATATCTTGATCACCCAGGACCGAGTCCAGGAAAGAACATGCATGTCAATTGTTAGTCGCTGGGCACTGGGACATATGCCACTCGGCATTAAACCTGGGCTCTTGGGTTGCATTCGTTATGATTCCATAGGAAAGGCCAAGCTCACACGTATCGAATGTGTTCTATTTCGCCCATGGCCGGTTGGACTGGTGTGTTTTCGTGCCAGAATATGTATCATGCGTCGCTGGGAACCCGGATGGCACTCCGACTCAACAGCCGTACCTGCATCAAAGGTTTACTGGCCAATAGGTACCACGTAACAGAACCCAAGTGGGCCATGCAGATTCACCCTGGCAGTGGAGGGCACATGCAGTTAATATCGCCTTAGTAAGGTAAGTAGTGGAGGTTGGCAGTTGCCTTTGTCGATATATACTGGTACTCAGCTCAAACTTTCACACATTACATCATGATATATAGACAAAAAGGAAAGGCATAATAGAATTGAGTCTAGCCTAGGAGAAAGAGGACTATTTATACTAGTCCCTGAGATAATTGCCTCTATAGGTAATATCAGTTTGTCCTTGCTGCCTAGATAGACTATATGCATATTAGGTAGCAAGGCAAACAGCAAATAACTACAAACATAGGTATAGGCAAACCTAACCAACATGATATTAGCTTAAACACAGGTGAGAAACTTGGCAGTCTTGACTACCTTAAGCTAGTCTAAAGtcatattaatatttatccTAAAGATATCTCAGCCTTTTCTATGCACTTAGGACTgtatatttataaacttaGACTTACTCTTCATTTTAGGTCCGCGAAAAGAACCCAGTAAATAACTTGTGGTGTTGCTGCAAAGTAGATCCTCTTTCCTAGCAACAGCAGAATCTTGCTGAATTTGTCTGGGCAAACATCGCGCCGGGGGTGTACATTTACCTTCCTCTCTGGAGTGGCAGTTCGACGACAATTGCTCTTTCACGTTCTACTCTTGGAGCTGGCTTCGAAACGCTGAAGCCGGGAGGCTTACCGATATGGTTTTCACGTGTTTCCAGCGGCACGTCAAATTCTATCTGCCGATAGTCTAGACATGGTGCACCTGTTAAGTCTTCTAGGGCCCAGGCTCGATGACTTAGCTGACAGTTGCAACAAGCCTGGTGTATACGTTTTCGTATACCATGCAAAACGTGGGGTTCATTACCAGTCATGAATTCGAGAGGCTATAGGCAATACCTTGGTCGCGTGCTACACTGGCCAGAGTATTACCAATGTCCCTTCGCTTCGATCAATATCGTCGGGAATTGAGGCGATCGATTCCCGAGCTTGAAGATAATGCTCAGAGAGTTTCGGCGAGTGTGCCTAGCTCTGCCGAACTGTGGTTGAAACAAACTTGAGGTTAATCCTTGAGTGGTCGCAACTTTCAACCAGAGACATCACCGACTTAGTCAGATGTATACTCAGAGCCATATGAGGGACAGAAAAGGCAGCAAATGGTTATATAGAGGATCCCAGTGGAAAAGACAATTGAAATTGGTAAGCAAAAGTAACGACTGTTGATCCCCAGAGTTACGATGATATATTCTAAGCTTATGAGAATTTTCAATAAATCATTGACAGCTTTAGAGAAGGCAACAAAACTTGGGACCTCTATCCTTAACTAAAAAGAGCCTTAGATAAGTAATTAGAAGATGAGAGACCCTCTGATGAGTTTACGTCTGGCATCCTTTGCCAAGTTGAGGTTTTCTCGGAGTGTACCTTCGAGATACAGATCCCTGTCCTTCGTGTAAGTAGACTGTGCGAATTGTTTCAAAGATAACACTGTCCTTATCTGATATGGGGCCAaactttttttcttgtttGCTTCAATCTGGACTCGTCAATAGTCTTCCAGTTGCTCATCAACCACATTGATCAATATGTCTCCCGTCGAAGAAACCGGAGACCTGTTCTCCATTCTCCCAATAAAAATCCCTGCCACACCTTCATACCCAGAGACCGCCATTCACGAAGTTCGCATACGGAAAAATGCACCCAAGATACCTACCACCAACGACTCACGAAGTCTATTCCTCAAGAACATTCCCACCGACAGCACAGAGCCTCACTTTCGCGCTGTCTTTACACAACTTGTAGGCGCTGGGCGCTTTGAGGGGATTACATTCGAAGACGAGTCACGGACGCTGCTGCCTATTGATCCTGCGCAAGCCACGAAAGTGGCAGGCTTTgcgaaaaagagaaaacgcGGCGACGTTGAGGTGGAAGAGCGGGagcgagaagaggaagctgcGCAATTACCGCAGATCTGGTCGCGGCGCGTGcagcgcagcagcagcaccgcAATTGTGCTTCTCGCAGACGAGAAGAGTGTGCAACTAGTCCTCAAGGCTATCGCAAAGCTACAAAAGAGTAAAAAGTATCCCACATGGGGTAGAGATCTCTCCGACGACGTCCCCTCGCTCGGCTCATCGTGGATCGCATCGCATCTGCAACTCTCACGCGTCGACAAGCCAGCCACCCAAAAGGCTGTTCACGCCTTCTTCACGGCATTCAACcgcaaggagaaggaagctaTTGAGCTAGCTAAGCGGCTGCGCAATGAGCcagatgaggatggcttCGTTACAGTAACCCGCGGTGGACGGGCAGCTCCCGCCAGCCGAAACGAGGCCGAGGAAGCCAAGCGCAGGATGATCGAGAGGGataccaagaagaagtcCGAAACCAAGGACTTCTACCGCTTCCAGATGAGAGAACGACGCAAGGCGGAGCAaatggccttgatgaagagattccAGGAGGACAAGAGAAAGGTGGAAGCGATGCGGGAGAAGAGGGGGAAATTCCGACCAGAGACATGAGATATTTGGTTAGCTACGATTCGTAAGTCATGATGGTGTTTTTTGTTTGTCTTTATGATGACGTCGCGGGGCCATCGAACATGATGGGGTAGCGAGGCCTTTGGTCTCCCATCTTGGGTGCCGAAAACAGCCGCGTTACAATCTTCTCAAATTTGTCTGAGACAAAGACATTGTTCCATATTTTGTCAGACTCTATTCGTGAATCTCACTGACAAGTTCAGCTGTTTCTAGAGCATGTCAAACTCGGTCTACACAAGGATACTGTTTCAAAGATATCCATGTTGGCGCGCAACATATACCCGAGTCATTATGGGTTTTCGTATTCTGTCCATTACGACTCAACAATCCTGTCATCGCCGCTCGGATCAACACCCTTAAGTCTGATAAGGGTCCAAGAGGAGATGTAAAATCCGCCACGAGGCAACATTCGGGCCTTTGGTTTCCACCACGTTTTAATTCTGTCTCGCCTCAGCCAAGAAGCTATTAAGGCGGGGAGGACCTTGTCGGAAGGAGGAGATAGAAAATAGAATCAGTGCGGCTTCAGAGCTTGAACAAGTTTCAGACTGAGACTTCGAGTTGACGGTACATGTGCCAGCAGCTATGTCTGTTTCAATGTCAAGTTGTCCCTGGAAACAATGCACAACACCATTCATATGACATTTGGCCGTTTTCTGACCACATCTTTCCC is from Fusarium musae strain F31 chromosome 4, whole genome shotgun sequence and encodes:
- the GLN1 gene encoding glutamate--ammonia ligase (EggNog:ENOG41~BUSCO:EOG09262MXH); this translates as MATPITSRTETLQKYLKLDQKGMIMAEYVWVDADGGTRSKSRTLPEKEYKAEDLPVWNFDGSSTNQAPGDNSDVYLRPCAVYPDPFRGSPNIIVLAECWNADGTPNKYNFRHDCVKVMDTYADDEPWFGLEQEYTLLGSDNRPYGWPAGGFPAPQGEYYCGVGTGKVVQRDIVEAHYKACLYAGIKISGTNAEVMPAQWEYQVGPCTGIEMGDQLWVSRFFLHRVAEEFGAKVSLHPKPIQGDWNGALSNPGLFCLFTMLISLQGLHSNFSTKAMREEGGMKVIEEALKKLEPHHVECIAEYGEDNELRLTGRHETGSIDSFSWGVANRGTSIRVPRETAAKGYGYFEDRRPASNADPYRVTKVLLQFSMA
- a CDS encoding hypothetical protein (EggNog:ENOG41) — translated: MAPNKNNNKNDQPEVLGAVSKGSIRFNSRAASLPEKRGQSLVAEQSSFAKKSKVEMMWSFMTKASEGEEKKINEGEGETQCGSWGH
- a CDS encoding hypothetical protein (EggNog:ENOG41), with the protein product MTVAQTHQFSSTASLGKHYREVHKHRLEIRQGPNTRQLEDDLVRWYYLFAGRISHNWSPRKAKHRGFSPELGSRPSIQRLLPTGPPTPLYGPGARVQASSSRRPRRGQEYDSATDFEGFPDDNAGRESAAAAAAKYAAPLRTEDRGETSLSALRAARRGKQKATSTLIENPD
- a CDS encoding hypothetical protein (EggNog:ENOG41~BUSCO:EOG092655SO), encoding MSPVEETGDLFSILPIKIPATPSYPETAIHEVRIRKNAPKIPTTNDSRSLFLKNIPTDSTEPHFRAVFTQLVGAGRFEGITFEDESRTLLPIDPAQATKVAGFAKKRKRGDVEVEEREREEEAAQLPQIWSRRVQRSSSTAIVLLADEKSVQLVLKAIAKLQKSKKYPTWGRDLSDDVPSLGSSWIASHLQLSRVDKPATQKAVHAFFTAFNRKEKEAIELAKRLRNEPDEDGFVTVTRGGRAAPASRNEAEEAKRRMIERDTKKKSETKDFYRFQMRERRKAEQMALMKRFQEDKRKVEAMREKRGKFRPET